In Cyanobium sp. WAJ14-Wanaka, a single genomic region encodes these proteins:
- a CDS encoding DUF3352 domain-containing protein translates to MKARPFLAVVLAVAIVLASLGFGGWWIVLRQSPLKLQNQLLAVPMAARFVPRLTPLSLYWLTDPEQPVVYGRAVAPTARRHQAAATVARLRDGAFAAAGIDYQAELASWLGPETSLALINGGSSEAPQGWLLALRSRHGDGARRFLQRFWQVRSLAGTDVQVSTYRGMGLISGRGALVGSTPMPLATALINDDLVLIASGQGVLQQALDVSQIDGLNQATTASFQAGVKRLAQGSALLTARPEAMAPWLGLPKDLIDQAGVKDLLATLRPERGTLVADVVVGLDEGNLPWRPLPDTSRTAALLAALHGQKSSLALLQNPAGWPAPWQPLLQAILAETSSPDSTSAEPTSPEPTTPSPIPALVALADAGPLLWSEAAEGWQIGTGLNQPAPEALDGALPGQGLITAPLAVEGGPPLQVWTRLKSPASVREPLQASLEGARSAEGTIAWWGQTLAVLQQQRDLRQGPQQRQNQLTELAMPKAPLQWAMAGPKAQGLIQGWGTWRLLSGLAGQPLAASVDGLTVGLEPETNGLHFKARLSFA, encoded by the coding sequence TGGCAAGCCTCGGTTTTGGAGGTTGGTGGATCGTGCTGCGCCAGTCACCGCTGAAGTTGCAGAACCAGCTGCTGGCGGTGCCCATGGCAGCCCGTTTTGTGCCGCGCCTAACGCCCTTAAGCCTTTACTGGCTCACCGATCCAGAGCAGCCCGTGGTCTATGGCCGGGCCGTGGCGCCCACGGCCCGGCGCCACCAGGCGGCCGCAACCGTTGCCCGTTTGCGCGATGGCGCCTTTGCCGCCGCCGGGATCGATTACCAGGCCGAATTGGCCAGTTGGCTGGGTCCGGAGACCAGCCTGGCCTTGATCAACGGGGGATCGTCAGAGGCGCCCCAGGGTTGGTTACTGGCCCTGCGCAGCCGCCATGGCGATGGAGCCAGGCGCTTCCTACAGCGTTTCTGGCAAGTCCGCAGCCTCGCCGGCACCGATGTGCAGGTCAGCACCTATCGGGGCATGGGTTTGATCAGCGGCCGCGGCGCCCTGGTGGGCTCCACCCCGATGCCCCTGGCCACCGCCCTAATCAACGACGACCTGGTGCTGATCGCCTCCGGCCAGGGCGTGCTCCAACAGGCCCTCGACGTTTCCCAGATCGATGGCCTCAACCAGGCCACCACCGCCAGCTTCCAGGCTGGGGTGAAGCGGTTGGCCCAGGGTTCTGCCCTGCTCACTGCCCGACCAGAGGCGATGGCCCCATGGTTGGGCCTGCCGAAAGATCTGATTGATCAGGCAGGGGTGAAGGATCTGCTGGCGACCCTGAGGCCAGAGCGGGGAACCCTGGTGGCCGACGTGGTGGTTGGCCTGGACGAGGGGAATTTGCCCTGGCGACCCTTGCCCGACACCAGCCGCACGGCTGCCCTGTTGGCCGCTCTGCATGGCCAGAAGAGCAGCTTGGCCCTGCTCCAAAACCCCGCCGGCTGGCCCGCCCCCTGGCAGCCCCTGCTCCAGGCAATCCTGGCCGAAACCAGCTCCCCTGATTCCACTTCCGCCGAACCCACTTCTCCGGAACCCACAACCCCTAGCCCAATCCCTGCCCTGGTGGCCCTGGCCGATGCCGGCCCCCTGCTCTGGAGTGAGGCAGCCGAGGGTTGGCAGATCGGTACGGGCCTTAACCAGCCAGCCCCCGAGGCCCTAGACGGGGCCTTGCCTGGCCAGGGCCTGATCACCGCCCCCCTGGCGGTGGAGGGGGGGCCTCCCCTCCAGGTCTGGACTCGGCTCAAATCCCCCGCCTCCGTTAGGGAGCCGCTCCAGGCCAGCCTCGAGGGGGCCCGCAGCGCCGAGGGCACCATTGCCTGGTGGGGCCAAACCCTGGCGGTGCTCCAGCAACAACGGGACCTGCGCCAGGGTCCCCAGCAGCGTCAAAACCAGTTGACAGAGCTGGCGATGCCCAAGGCCCCCCTCCAATGGGCGATGGCGGGCCCTAAGGCCCAGGGCCTGATCCAGGGTTGGGGTACCTGGCGACTGCTCTCGGGCCTGGCTGGCCAGCCCCTGGCGGCCTCGGTAGATGGCCTGACAGTGGGGCTTGAACCCGAAACCAATGGGCTGCATTTCAAGGCCCGGTTGAGCTTTGCTTGA